CGGCGTGGTGCTGGCGGTCAAACTGTTGCCGCGGATTCTGCGAACCAACATCCGGCATGAAGAGGAAAAGCTGGAACAGGAGCTGAGCCGGCTGCACCCGCTCATGGAGTTCACGCATCTGCGCGTGACCAATCCCAATCTGTGTTCCGCGCCCTTGTCCGAGGTTCTGCCCCTGCTCATGGACGAAGTGGCCATCACCCGCCTGCTGCGGAGCGGAGCGCACGCGCCGGAGCTGGTCAGGGCCGACACGGTGCTGGGCATGGGCGATACCGTCCGCGCGGTCGGAACCCGGGAGGCCCTGCGCCGCACCGCCGTGATCATCGGTCCCGAGGTGGAAGCGGACATGACGTTCAGCTCCGTCCTGTCCAAGAAGGAAATTCTCCTGTCCCGGCCCGAGGTCACCGGAAAGACCCTGCATTCCCTCAATCTGGAGCATGTCTACGGCGTGCAGATTTCGCGCATCACCCGCAACGGCTTCGACTGTCCGGCCCGCGGGCATACCCGTCTGCGCCAAGGCGACATTCTGCATGTGGTCGGCCAGGCTCAGGCCCTTGAAAACGTGAAGGAGTTTCTGGGAGACGACGCCGTGGCCCTCTTCGCCACCAATTCCGCCATGCTTCTGGCCGGGCTGCTGTGCGGACTGCTGCTCGGCGCCATGCCCCTCTATCTGCCGGGACTCGGCATCTTCACTCTGGGAGCCACGGGCGGCGTACTTATGGCCGGGCTGTTTTTCGGAGCCGTCCGCCAGATCGGCCCGGTCATCACCGAGCTTCCGTCCACTACCAATTCCCTGCTCCGGGATCTGGGCCTGAGTCTCTTTCTGGCTACCGTGGGGACGGCGGCGGGAGGCAGCCTGGGGCCGACACTCTCCCAGTATGGCCTGCCCCTGTTCCTGGCCGGAGCGGGCATCACTCTGGTACCCATCGCCGCCGGAACGATCCTGTGCCTTGTACTGAAAATTCCGTTCCTGCGCATGCTCGGCGTCCTGACGGGCGGCATGACCTCCACTCCGGGCCTGGGAGCCGCCGCGTCCCTGAGCCCGACGGCCTATGCGGCCACGGCCTACGCCACGGTATACCCCGTGGCTCTGGTGGGCATGATCGTCTCCACCAAGATCATCATGCTCCTGTCCATCAGCTGAGATCGCCTTATGAAACGAATATGCGTGAATTGCGGCTCCAACCCCGGCTTTGCCCCCGTTTACATGGAGATGGCCGAATGGTTGGGCGCCGTGCTGGCCGGGCGGGATATCGAGCTCGTGTACGGCGGGGCAGAGACCGGCCTCATGGGCCGAATCGCCGACACCGTTCTGCGTGCGGGCGGGCGGGTCACCGGAATCATCCCCAGATCCTTCGCGCACAGGGTTTCCCATCGGGGCCTGACGGAACTGCGCGTCGTTGACTCCATGCACGAAAGAAAGATGGCCATGTTCGGGCTGTCCGACGGATTCATCGCCCTGCCCGGAGGATTCGGCACCATAGAAGAAATGACGGAACTGCTGACTTGGTCCCAGCTCGGGCTGAACAGAAAACCGTGCGGGCTTATCAATGTAAACGGATATTTCGACGCGCTGCTGTCGTTTTTCGACGGTGCGACGGCCGCAGGATTCATCAAGGAACCCCACAGGCGGATGCTTCTGGAAGACTCCACCCCCGAGGGACTGCTGGACAAACTCCTCGCCTATGAAGTTCCGGCCGTGGACAAATGGATGAAGACGAGATGAAGAAGCCGGCCCCGCCCTTTCCGGACGGCTTCCCGGCCGGAGCTGATCTTAGATAATGCCGTCAAACTATGAACAATGTGGTAGCACCTCTTCATGCATAACAGGAGGGGCTATGTACGCACATCGACGACACGATATTTCTGACAGGGTTTGGGAAAACATACAGGCGCGTCTCCCCGGCAAAAAGGGGGGGCGTTGGCCGCCCGGCCGGAGACAACAAGCTGTTTATTAACGCGGTGTTCTGTGGATATTGCGGACAGGAGCGCCATGGCGTGATCTGCCTCCTGACCTTGGGGACTGGAAAAATACCCATCGCCGGTTTTGCCGTTGGCGTGACCGGGGTGTTTGGGAAAAACTCCTTGAGGTGCTCATGGCTGAGCCTGACTATGAGTGGCTGATGATTGATGCGAGCCATTGCAAAGTGCATCCCCATGCTGCCGGAGCGGTTGGCGGCAACCAGGCGATGAGCCGTACAAAAGGGGGCTCAACACCAAAATACATCTGGCCGTGGATGCGCATGGTATGCCGCTCAGAGTTGTTGTTACAGAAGGTACCAGAGCTGATTGCAAGGAAGCGTGTGCATTGATTGACGGCTTGAGCGCGGAGATGCTTTTGGCTGATCGCGGAGATGACAGCAATGAACTTATAGACAAGGCTGTTGAGTCCGGCTGCCAGCCCGTCATCCCGCCCAAAAAGAATCGCAGGGAACAGCGCGATTACGACAAAGCTCTGTACCGTGTACGGCACTTGGTCGAGAACG
Above is a window of Desulfomicrobium orale DSM 12838 DNA encoding:
- a CDS encoding aspartate:alanine exchanger family transporter, encoding MTLLQNPLFLLLAVILSGYLLGRIRLWTFSLDTSGIVFSGLLFGLAGFTLPGVFQSLGLILFIYSVGQQAGPGFLHSMRREGLSLSLAALGMIAAALLTALGSQAWLGFSKEITAGLFAGALTSTPGLAVAVELARDSTAPAAYGVAYTFGVIGVVLAVKLLPRILRTNIRHEEEKLEQELSRLHPLMEFTHLRVTNPNLCSAPLSEVLPLLMDEVAITRLLRSGAHAPELVRADTVLGMGDTVRAVGTREALRRTAVIIGPEVEADMTFSSVLSKKEILLSRPEVTGKTLHSLNLEHVYGVQISRITRNGFDCPARGHTRLRQGDILHVVGQAQALENVKEFLGDDAVALFATNSAMLLAGLLCGLLLGAMPLYLPGLGIFTLGATGGVLMAGLFFGAVRQIGPVITELPSTTNSLLRDLGLSLFLATVGTAAGGSLGPTLSQYGLPLFLAGAGITLVPIAAGTILCLVLKIPFLRMLGVLTGGMTSTPGLGAAASLSPTAYAATAYATVYPVALVGMIVSTKIIMLLSIS
- a CDS encoding TIGR00730 family Rossman fold protein, producing the protein MKRICVNCGSNPGFAPVYMEMAEWLGAVLAGRDIELVYGGAETGLMGRIADTVLRAGGRVTGIIPRSFAHRVSHRGLTELRVVDSMHERKMAMFGLSDGFIALPGGFGTIEEMTELLTWSQLGLNRKPCGLINVNGYFDALLSFFDGATAAGFIKEPHRRMLLEDSTPEGLLDKLLAYEVPAVDKWMKTR